The Musa acuminata AAA Group cultivar baxijiao chromosome BXJ2-2, Cavendish_Baxijiao_AAA, whole genome shotgun sequence genome contains the following window.
CCCCCACTTTAGGAAAATGACGATTTGACTTTTGGAGCTACACAGTCAAACAGCGGCCCGTTGACAACGAAACAGAGGAAGTGTATGTAAGACTGTCGGCAGATGATACAACCAAAACCATTACATGATAAAAGCGAGATTTACATCGGAATACATTAAATAGGATTAAAAAAACGAAAATCACGTGTATAATCTGAGATTTTTTCGattcaattaactcaaaattgattttaatttaaaaaaatactaaCTCAATCGAGTTTACTATCTTAAATCATTAACTTATTCGAACtgattaattaaattaaattaaatatctccaaaaaaaattaaaatatctaaaCTTAAACTGATTCGAATAATGTTCTACGTGGTTCTACCTCTCTCGACGTTACTCATATCTAAACTCTCTTcttttattgggtattggatcaaaaatttatttttatttaaaatacatatttttttatttaaattaattaattaattattaaaaaataatttacgaGTTGAGCAGCGGAATGTATTCGTGTATGCTTCCGACCGACACGATCTGTGGTTGTAGAAAGGCTTTTGACAAACTACACCCGTTTTGTTCGATAAGTTGTCACTCGATCACTCTTCTTCTACGGAGGTGAAAGCccacagaaagaaagaaaggaggagaCAAAGGAAGCTGCAATGGCCGTGACAGAGAATGCATTGGTCCTTCTGCGGGCTTCATGCGGCGTTCTGCGGCCATCCGTCCTCCTTCCCATGTGGTGAAGAAGGGAACACAAACCAAAGCAGAGACGACGCGCAGGCAGCAGCTTCGGCTGGTGCTGTGAGGGAGGAGACATCCACGCCATCGAAGAGTGTGCCCGTTGTTCCAGCATGTGGGCTGCCAGTGTTGGCATCTCCGGGACTGTTCTCTGCGTGGCCGCCGATCACTTCCGGCCAAACCGGAATGAGATAGTTAACCATCATACCAAATTAGTATTATTAGTTAACTATCATACAAACTAATATATTGCCTTATGAAAGACATGagctaatgatatgatcttataagTTAAGAATACTACCTATTAATTTTTTATGTCAATTTAAGTATTGCATATGTAGTTAAGCGGGAATTTGATGCATTCAATATGttctttatacatatacatatatatatatatatatatatatatatatatatatatatatatatatatatatatatatatatatatatatatataataataagaaTGATGTGAATAACAATAATAACATTGTTGAATGTTGGAGAATTAACATTGGCCAGCAAATTAAGAGGCATTGAGCGTTTCTTGTCTCAACCATCGATGCTTGTTGATAGgggaaataatggcgacatgacgtgtcacgacgacGACCCCACGTGGGTGCCACTCTGCCCGATGTGGAaggcaataatgctgactcgacTCGCGCCGACGTCGCCCGCTATCAAGCAACGACTTCCGACCCCGCACGCTTGACCGTGACAGTACAGGACGACtaccgaccctcgcccataccctgcgacgatccagttctccacgcaacgccagcaacggtgtcagacgccatcagaggcgcGACCCCGCCTCACACAGGCGGGTACATCAGGTGACCattagcttccctataaatatcctGGCACCCTAAAGAGGTAAGGGAGACAAAAGCACTCCCTCTTCCACCACCCTCTCCAcgttgctaacttgatcgtcggaggggtcgagtcgaccctccgacccgaccagtgtgcaggtgcgagacgaggTTGCCTCTTCCCCAACGCTGCGGCAGAGCTCTCCCCCTGACGGGACATCCGTAGCACCGCGGTCGACCACCAGAAGGACCCGAGGCACGCCACGTAagatccccgtcattcggacccctgaaccagtCGCGTCgacccgaggtcacggctaaaaaagttatttaccataacacgTGATGTTTTGTTGCCTAATTTTTCTCGTCTTTCGGTGATCAGAATCAGTTCTTTGTACATATGATTACAACGACAAAATATCACTAATCCAAAGAATTGATTCTTGATGATAGGAAGATAGAGAATAATAAACATCATAAATGAAAtctgatctcattattgtgacatGGTCGTCTTCTCCAGCACTCGAAAAGTCCAAATCAAGGAGTGAGATCAAACAAGAGTGTCACCCAAATATGGAATTGAATCCGATTCCACGCCAACCGTCCACTAAAGAGCGATGCGTAGAATCTCAAAGTCTTATCTATCTCTCAGCCCGAAGTTTCCTGGAAACGATCAACGCACACGGAGCAACGTTGAGCATTACAAATCATGCAGATGGACGGCTGCAAACACTGGGCAGTGAGAAAACGAACGGCTGAAGTGTTTCTAATCTGCAACGATGAAAAATAATGATTCTACTTTATGCCTTCATAATGCCATTAAGGATAAAAGTGTTTCACCAAGTAGTGTTTCCACTGTATTACACCTTCAATGTTACTGGTCTTAACTCAGCAGTGGAATTCTCCGGAGTGGCTGCCGAGGGAGCTGCCTTATATATAGTCCACCAAGCTTGAGATGGGAGGAGACTTCACCTTGGGGATCATATGTTCTTGTCATTTCCTCCTCTTCGTCTTGTCGTTCCTGTGGCGTTTGAAGAGAAAGTTCGTCTCTTTCGAATGGTTTGAATCATTCTTTTGATTCTGTTCTGCTATTAAAGCTTTAATTTTCCTGCAACTTCACCTTCATACGAAGAATCTATacggaaaaagaaagaagaaaatccCATATTTGCACACTGGTTTCATTGTCAGACGGCAAGTCctctcctcgttgattcctgtgcATCGCAAAGCCCAGACTGCATCAAGATCTCACGACTTTTGTGAGGAGACACTGCCTGTTGCTCTTGTTCTTCCTCCGAATAATGCAGGATTCGACGGCGTCGGCGGCATTTCAAGCGGCGATGACTCGGTTCCCAGAGCCAGAGCAGAACCTGCGGTGCCCCCGATGCGACTCCACcgacaccaagttctgctactacaacaaccaCAACATCTCGCAGCCGCGCCACTTCTGCAAGAGCTGCCGCCGCTACTGGACCAAGGGCGGCATGCTGCGCAACATCCCCGTCGGTGGCGGCACCCGGAAGAACTCCAAGCGCTCcggttcctcctcttcctcctcctctgctgCTTACAGTTGCAAGCGACCCAATCCCTCCAGACCCCCTTCCCACCTCGCTGACCTCCCCAAGACCGAGCCCGTCTCCGTTCTCTACCCGCCGCTCGACCCCGACCGCCACCTGCTTGACATGACCGGAAGCTTCAGCTCGCTGTTGGCATCCGACGGGCACTTGGAGACCATCCTGGAGAGCTTCCACCCAGTTTGCGGCGGCGACGTCACAGTGTTGCCGAATTCAGCCAGCGCAATCCGTTCCGGTATACATATCCAGGGGATGGAATTGCAGGGCTCGGTCAGCAACAGCAACACACcggcggcagcggtggagaactCGGAAAGATTGGAGGGTGCTCCGGGATGCTGGGCCGCGTCATGGACCGATCTTGCCATCTACAATCCAGGCTCGAACATGCAGTGAAAGAACAAAACTTGGAGCCAGAAACCAAGAAAGAGCACATTTTTCTTCCTTCTTATGGAACTCTATCCAAGAGACATGGATATTTGGTAATAGGTACAGATAGATACATAGTTTTGGGAATGTGGTGATGGAAGAGATGAACTTTCGATCAACTTGTTTTGGTTTCTAAGCTTCAGTTCTCTCTGTTTAATCTCTTCGATCTTAATACGAGTTGATGATACTAAATGTAATCTTCCATGAACATCTGACGGTCAAGTCTTATCTCCTTCCTTCAGCCACCACCAAACCCAGGGCAGGTTTACCAGCTCAACTCATGTTTCTTGGCTTCGATGGTTGAACCATCAGCACTGCGCTGGGATCAGCAATGTGGCTCTCCTGTGCATGGTGCTCGCGTGATACGAAGCATGATCCACTCCTTTGTCTCCGTTTCCATCATCTCATCACCAAAACCATGTGGTGGTTGGCCTACACAGCATCATGAAGCTGTGTCACGCCTCGTCCCCTCGGCGCAGGGCTGTATCAGTTGCTCCCCTGAGACCACATCAAGAGCAGAGTATTCCCCGCGTGCTCTCATATCCGAGAACAGAGTCTTCGCAGCTTCTACTTTACATCATTGCAGAGACATGCTAAAGTTGTTGGCAGCGATCCAATCTTGCACACTCGCACGCTCAGTAACTCTGGTCCTGCGTCGCCTTGGCAATTGACATGGTGCAGCCGCCGGACCAGTCGAGCTGGTGTGGATGGCATTTGCAAGTCCCCATCGTAAACCAGCAGACTCATAATCTACATCTGATGGTTCTGACCAAATGCGCACAAGAATTAGGTGAGACTCGGACAATATGTTGGAATTATCAGTGAGTTCATAAAGAGCAGAATCAAAAGACTTTGGTCCACTCTACTCGTCCAGAATGGCAAAAGGCTCTTGTTCCTGTTCGTCAACGATGGAATATATTAATGATGAGCTCATGAGACACGACCTCAGAGCTGTCTCCCAGTCTTCCTTTCTCTTTAGGTCTTTAGGGCCACTGGGAAACTTCCCTCTTCGAGTCAAGGTCTATGACTTGCTGCCCACAAGTCTTTACCCTATCGCAGTCATTCTACTGCTTGAGTTAGAATATTTTGGCAATCTATGACTCATAGCCAGTAAAAGTGTGTCTCAAATTAAGATAAAGCCAGTCATGGAATAAAAGAGAGGGGAAGTGCTTGTGAAGCTTCATGAGAAGATGCCAGGAGACTCCTGTCGAAAACTCTCTGGTCTTTCTGGACTCAACCACAGCTCCATTTTCAGTGATGAAGAGGAGTTTATTGAGTGGAGCAGAAGACCTCAAACTTCATGATATTGAGTTGGTGGGGGATGCAGATGCAAAAACAAGTACACCAAGAACAATGCTAAGATAAGATAGTATTTCAGCATCTTGTAAGATCATGCTGATTAAGTTCTCTCCTTGATTCATGCACTGCATTGCAACACAATATGCTACATTAACAATGGAGCATCTTAACAGACATCATATGTATTACTTGTCAGAAACCTCAAGCTGATTCTACTGATTTCCATTACAAGGTTGAACACAACCAAACATGCAAAACAGAAGCATATCCAGTATCATTATCTGAATATGTTCATCCTTCCATCATCACTGCCAATGTAAAAAAGTTGGACCAGATTAGAAATTCTCTTCAATATTGCATCATTCTCTGGGAGATGACCAGACTAGGAATTTAATATCTATAATGTTTTAATGTTCTCATCTATAACTCAAAGTCTCCAGAAATCCTAGCATTCTTTTGCTATTGTTATATTCATCTAAGAAACTTTTATGATTCTCTCTCCCCCATTTCAATGATATCAATGGAAAAATCTAAGTGCTTACGCTTTCTGGCATCAACAGAGGCCTCACCAAGAATAAGCATCCTCATCAAAGGGGAAAATTTCTTTCATACTGGGCAACACATTCTTCCGGTGGAAAATGCACCATCAATTCCTTCAAGCTCTCCCACTCACATTTGAGGAGGATATATGCTCCAGAGACTAAATCCAGACCACAGCCCAGCTTGAGTTCACCCATACTAGATTAAGTGTTAAGGATATAAATACACATATTGCATCTATCAGTTTAAGTGTTTAGATGAAATAACATTGGCAAAAAAATTTGAAATGGTATCAAAATCTTCGGTTCGCGATTAATCCAAATTCATTGAATCCATGATCTATGTAGATCCATCCATATGGAGGCCCCTCTCACTATGTAATGTGCTGCACAAAGCAACTTTAATGGCAGGTTTGGCATTGTTCACTTTTCCCatattttttctgaaaataaaactGCGTTGATTGCTTTCATTTACTTatatttgatatcttaatatcatCTTCATCAATGATCTAAAGGAAGCTAAAATTTAACATCCAACAGAGTCATTTTTGCCCATGGATTTTTCCAAGTATATGATGTCTTTTATTTGCATCCAACTCTGAGAAGTTTAGCGAGCATGAGCGCAGGTGATCTCTAATTTGCTTTCCGGATTACATCGAACTCAGTGCAAGATTCGCCTCTGTTATGCCTAATGAACCAGCAAGGAAGCCTTCTTCCACGGCCATCCGCCTTCCTCGACTGCGTCAAGCTCTAAAAGAAGAGGCAAGCAGCAGAGCAGTCGTCCACCTTCGACGAAGGAAACGTGAATCTCCACGCTCGAACTGCTGCTtccaccaccgccttcgacgcCTCCTCTTTCTTCCCCGTGGACGACACGATCGACACGACCATCTCGTTGTCGAGCACATCCCACACCTGAGAGAACACCGCCGTCAAGAACAGAGAAGCACTCTTAACGCGATTTTTGACGAGAGCTCTCGTTCCCTTTTACCCCGTCGGTGGCGAGAACCACGAACCGATCTCTGTCGTTGAGGCGGTGATACGCGACCTGAGGGATGGAGATGACGCCGTAGTTCTTGAGCTCGAAGTCGCCGAAAGCTCGCGCCATGGCGAGCCCCGGGAAGTCCACGTCGGGCAGCCACACTCGTTGGACGTGCGGCTCATCCTTGCGCGCGAAGACCCTGCCGTTGTTCTTCTTTATCCGCTCTGCTTCTTCTGCACCAAGAACAAGCTCAAGGCTTCGCCTTTTCAACCGGGAGAGCAACCTGAAACATAGAGGAGTTCTTACGGGGCACATTAGGCTTCAAATCGATCGTGAGCTGAACAGCTTCGAGGCGACCATCTTCCGACACTGTTCCTAAAACCGCCCTGGAATCTCCAAGGTTGGCGATGATCATATCCCTCCCCTTGTATCAAGAAAACACCGTATGAATCACATGCTCTTTTCAGAAGAAGGATTTCAACAAGCTCGAATTTACTTGCTGAATGACTGATACTGCCGTGGATCCACTGCAGGAGCAGTCCAGGTGGAGCTGCTCTTCGAGCTCATTGTCCATGTCTCTGAAGGCTTTGATGCATGCCTCTTTCCACTCATCGAACATGTCAGGCGACACATCGGAGAATTCCTCACCGTCGGCCGAGCTCGTGTCGTCGCCGCCGGCGGAGCGGTGGTCTTCGTCGTCCAGCAGAAGGGCGTTGTGCTGACTCAGAAGCAAGGCAGGCAGGTTGTCCCTCACCATCCTGCTTACTATGTGGCCGCTCCTTCCATGCCCATCAAATACCCCACAAAAAACTCCATCTTCCACTCCATAATCCTAAATCAGAACAACAAAGTTGCAAATTTATCTCAAACTTGAACTCCTAATCATTCAGCCATCACTCGAATCTAGCAGTTCACAATCTTATTGTAATTAAGTTCTTTCAAGCATCATCCATCTTTTAATTGATTGGTGGGTTGTGCTTTTTATCTGATTTGCCTTTGATCTGAACTTGGCCAATAAAAATTCAGTGTTGCAGAAGACTACAAGTCACACCAGATGGTTAGGAGATCATCATAAATAAGTCTCTTCTTATAATTATACATCCTGATCAACAATAAACTTTGATCCCAACAGAGAAATCTAACACCACCTTCACAGGATCTACAACATGACTTTGAGGCCACATACCTTGCAGAGGATTGCAGCATCCTGGTTTAGACCCTTCTTCCCTTGCTGAGAATAGAGGCAGGCAAGCCTTCTCATTCCTCTCTCCGGACACGAATCATCGTCTTCCAGCACAAAGACTGAATTCTCATCACGCACTTGCTTCTCCAGTGATGCAGAAGAGAAGCAgatccccatctctctctctctctctctctctctctctctacctaagAACTTTGGCTCAACCACCACCACATCCTCAAAGTATACCAAGTGCACTTTCATATGTCCTCTCACCAAGCCACACACTGAAAAGAATAAGATTAATATCTGCATGAGAGGTTACATCATTTGCTGGGTCAAAACTCATATGCTAATAATTGAACACCtagaagtttatatatatatatatatatatatatatatatatatatatatatataaccaagtctctattttatattaatattaaacTAAGATAAGTATGGAAATGTTGTATGCAGCACGAGGTGTAGTTCTCGATAGCAGAAACTTAGACGGTTCTTTAAGCAGATGTGATAGCAGTGACCATGACGTTAAACTAACTCCGTTGGAGTTTCCTCCATATGATATTATATATTAATACCACACTGATATCAATAGTCTCAACTAAATTGCTGTGTTATTAAGTCATAGGCAATCTGATACTTATGTGCTTTAGGGACATGTGATATGGCAGACTTAAGTGGTCAACGCGAGCACATTGTCAAAGGACCGAACCATGAAGAAACCAAACCATGCCTCATCCTGAAAAGGATATTTATAGACGAGGTGGTGGTTTCTGGATATGAAAGCTGAAAGAAGACCAGCTGTTAGTTTTATGTGGACAATGTTGATAGAAGTATGTCCAATTCAAATTGGTCGGAAGAAGAGCAAGTTGCAGATGTTTAGTATTGCTTCTTGAATCGCTGTCATTCATCCCTGAGAGTTCTGGAAACAATCGTGGCCCATATTTGACCGTCTCTCAGCTTGACAATGCAGCCTGCCATGGTTGTGCAGCGAGTATGTTTGTTAGAATGCCTAAATGATGTCGATGGAGGACTGTGGCTGCCCATCCAAGTCCTCTAGACTTGTGTGATAAGGAAGGAGGA
Protein-coding sequences here:
- the LOC135605025 gene encoding dof zinc finger protein DOF1.7-like, coding for MQDSTASAAFQAAMTRFPEPEQNLRCPRCDSTDTKFCYYNNHNISQPRHFCKSCRRYWTKGGMLRNIPVGGGTRKNSKRSGSSSSSSSAAYSCKRPNPSRPPSHLADLPKTEPVSVLYPPLDPDRHLLDMTGSFSSLLASDGHLETILESFHPVCGGDVTVLPNSASAIRSGIHIQGMELQGSVSNSNTPAAAVENSERLEGAPGCWAASWTDLAIYNPGSNMQ
- the LOC135605940 gene encoding probable protein phosphatase 2C 12 isoform X2; protein product: MGICFSSASLEKQVRDENSVFVLEDDDSCPERGMRRLACLYSQQGKKGLNQDAAILCKDYGVEDGVFCGVFDGHGRSGHIVSRMVRDNLPALLLSQHNALLLDDEDHRSAGGDDTSSADGEEFSDVSPDMFDEWKEACIKAFRDMDNELEEQLHLDCSCSGSTAVSVIQQGRDMIIANLGDSRAVLGTVSEDGRLEAVQLTIDLKPNVPQAERIKKNNGRVFARKDEPHVQRVWLPDVDFPGLAMARAFGDFELKNYGVISIPQVAYHRLNDRDRFVVLATDGVWDVLDNEMVVSIVSSTGKKEEASKAVVEAAVRAWRFTFPSSKVDDCSAACLFF
- the LOC135605940 gene encoding probable protein phosphatase 2C 12 isoform X1, with the protein product MGICFSSASLEKQVRDENSVFVLEDDDSCPERGMRRLACLYSQQGKKGLNQDAAILCKDYGVEDGVFCGVFDGHGRSGHIVSRMVRDNLPALLLSQHNALLLDDEDHRSAGGDDTSSADGEEFSDVSPDMFDEWKEACIKAFRDMDNELEEQLHLDCSCSGSTAVSVIQQGRDMIIANLGDSRAVLGTVSEDGRLEAVQLTIDLKPNVPQEAERIKKNNGRVFARKDEPHVQRVWLPDVDFPGLAMARAFGDFELKNYGVISIPQVAYHRLNDRDRFVVLATDGVWDVLDNEMVVSIVSSTGKKEEASKAVVEAAVRAWRFTFPSSKVDDCSAACLFF